One genomic segment of Oreochromis aureus strain Israel breed Guangdong linkage group 9, ZZ_aureus, whole genome shotgun sequence includes these proteins:
- the LOC116328566 gene encoding uncharacterized protein LOC116328566 encodes MARSCCIINCTSRANDSCVKSTGNAIGFHQILAWKRNCPSHVSEVTKRQRMAWIAAIGRPNITFENTPPHMLVCSKHFHKGKPAYEMLECDPDWAPSLKLGHTDFKASTTARFDRLKQRSKSKQPRKGSRSSGAETAHLGEIHAAPVTTETTAESQPQQITPQHEDEDLQECKMCSLRLQEIAHLQEENLLLKKELSKKKLDKEFLKDDNSKVKFYTGLPSFALLMGVLQQISPSLPDTDRKISQFQMLLLTLMRLRLNLPIAHIAHLFDISRTTTSTLFNITVNVLYAHLSPLVHWPGRHCIQASMPHQYVEMFGDRVTVIIDCFELFIESAQNLRAMAETYSTYKSRHTMKYLIGITPQGTISFISKGWGGRTSDKRIAETSGFLQKLSPGDIVLADRGFDIRENVALMGATLKIPAFTRGRSQLQAKDVEDTRKLAHVRIHVECVIGCLRSKYTIQNDTICLGFVVPCEGENMTLLDKIVAVSRALTNMCPSVVVKQASDE; translated from the exons atggcaagaagctgttgtattattaactgcacaagccggGCGAACGACAGCTGCGTGAAGTCGACGGGAAATGCGATTGGTTTTCATCAGATTCTggcgtggaagagaaattgtcCAAGCCATGTCTCCGAAGTCACGAAGAGGcaacggatggcctggattgccgcTATCGGAAGACCTAATATAACGTTCGAAAACACTCcacctcacatgttagtctgctccaagcatttccacaaag gcaaaccagcctacgaaatgctggaatgcgatccagactgggcaccctctCTCAAACTGGGCCACACAGACTTTAAAGCTTCTACCACAGCGAGATTTGATCGGTTAAAACAGAGATCGaaatcaaaacagccacgaaaaGGCTCGCGTTCCTCTGGGGCAGAAACGGCTCATCTAGGCGAAATCCATGCAG CACCAGTCACTACGGAAACTACAGCTGAGAGCCAACCACAGCAGATAACTCCACAGCACGAGGATGAAGATCTGCAGGAGTGTAAAATGTGTTCTCTAAGGTTACAAGAAATAGCACACCTgcaggaagaaaacctcttattaaaaaaagaactgtcCAAAAAGAAACTAGACAAGGAATTCTTGAAAGATGACAACTCTAAAGTTAAATTCTACACAGGGCTGCCTTCTTTTGCTTTACTAATGGGGGTGCTACAACAAATCAGCCCGAGCTTGCCAGACACTGACAGGAAAATTTCCCAGTTTCAGATGCTCTTGTTGACTCTCATGCGTTTAAGACTCAACCTTCCAATTGCACATATTGCACACCTCTTTGATATTAGCCGGACAACCACTTCCACTCTGTTTaacattactgtaaatgtacTATACGCTCACCTCAGTCCATTGGTGCACTGGCCTGGAAGACATTGCATACAGGCCAGTATGCCACACCAGTATGTAGAGATGTTTGGTGACCGGGTGACAGTTATTATTGACTGTTTTGAACTGTTCATAGAGAGTGCACAAAATTTACGCGCCATGGCGGAGACATATTCTACATACAAAAGTAGACACACAATGAAATATCTCATTGGCATCACACCACAAGGGACCATCTCTTTCATTTCTAAAGGATGGGGAGGGCGTACCAGTGATAAACGAATAGCTGAAACATCTGGCTTTCTACAGAAGCTTTCACCTGGGGACATAGTGCTCGCAGACCGGGGTTTTGATATCAGGGAAAATGTTGCCTTAATGGGTGCCACTTTAAAAATTCCAGCATTTACACGGGGTCGCAGTCAGCTACAAGCAAAAGATGTGGAGGACACACGAAAACTGGCACATGTCAGGATCCATGTTGAATGCGTTATAGGCTGTCTACGGTCCAAGTACACTATCCAAAACGACACCATCTGTTTAGGTTTTGTGGTGCCATGTGAAGGTGAGAACATGACTTTGCTGGATAAGATAGTCGCTGTATCACGTGCGCTCACAAATATGTGCCCAAGTGTTGTTGTGAAGCAagcaagtgatgaataa